In Trichoderma atroviride chromosome 2, complete sequence, one DNA window encodes the following:
- a CDS encoding uncharacterized protein (TransMembrane:12 (i90-110o116-132i139-157o163-184i191-214o250-268i280-303o375-394i406-428o434-452i464-482o488-504i)) has product MSGTTAKVERTLARVLGIKLAEEDDDPVTRGESVFSMQTSDSFIEGPPTTSEWLNDQLPTRAETVGYIRSLFPFISWLPHYNLQWLAGDLVAGITIGAVLVPQGMAYALLANLPPQFGLYSSFMGPITYWIFGTSKDISIGPVAVLSTVVGTVVADVNASGTAWPANVVATAFSVIAGCIVLALGVFRLGWIVDLISITSLSAFMTGSAITIGASQLPSLFGLTGFSSRDAAYRVIINTLKHLPETKLDAAIGLTALFFLYLIRYTLTRAAERWPANKRIIFFMNTMRTVFVILLYTMISWLINRHRKDHPAVRVLGVVPKGFKNAGVPEIEANLVSKFASHLPAGVIVMLVEHIAISKSFGRVNNYTIDPSQEMVAIGMTNILGSFLGAYPSTGSFSRTAIKSKAGVRTPAAGLITGLVVLLATYLLTAVFFYIPNAVLAAVIIHAVGDLITPPNTLYQFWRVSPIEVFIFLIGVFISVFAQIEDGLYATVCISAAVLIYRILKARGRFLGKVKVHSVIGDHVIGDHHKQLVGEYGTFEERAENAARNIFLPLDHGDGSNPEVELENPYPGVFIYRFSEGFNYPSANHALEYLTSFIYARTRRTSPEIFERKGDRPWNNAGQRKSGKSRADPDLTQKPTLKAIILDFSSVNNVDITSVQRLIDVRNVLDTYAAPDVVDWHIACINNRWTKRALVAGGFGTPTKPRDGVPHRWKSIFSVAEIGGKDSAAAVAEENAINRELSMISHRVGDEEMAKAKAIVEEEEQVEEREQEQASTPSDIVEKLGGSPKPAFKRKGAIISGFDKPLFHVDLTSAVLSAIANVEARLESTNST; this is encoded by the exons ATGAGTGGAACAACAGCCAAGGTTGAGCGCACGCTCGCCAGAGTCCTAGGCATCAAGcttgcagaagaagacgatgaccCAGTTACCAGAGGCGAATCGGTCTTCTCTATGCAAACCAGCGACAGCTTCATCGAAGGACCGCCGACTACATCAGAATGGCTAAACGATCAGCTGCCTACACGAGCCGAAACTGTGGGATATATCAGATCACTCTTTCCATTCATATCTTGGCTGCCTCACTACAACTTGCAATGGCTCGCTGGTGATCTTGTTGCGGGTATCACCATCGGAGCCGTACTGGTCCCTCAGGGTATGGCTTATGCCTTGTTGGCAAACTTGCCTCCTCAGTTTGGACTATACTCGTCGTTCATGGGCCCCATCACATATTGGATCTTTGGTACATCCAAAGACATATCCATCGGCCCAGTGGCTGTTTTATCCACGGTGGTAGGAACCGTGGTGGCCGATGTGAATGCCTCTGGAACTGCCTGGCCCGCCAATGTGGTGGCCACAGCATTTTCCGTCATCGCTGGATGCATTGTTCTCGCTCTTGGTGTCTTTCGCCTGGGCTGGATAGTTgatctcatctccatcacgTCATTGTCTGCATTCATGACAGGATCTGCCATTACCATTGGTGCCAGCCAGCTGCCTTCTCTGTTTGGCCTCAcaggcttctccagcagagATGCAGCGTACAGAGTCATCATCAATACGCTAAAGCATCTCCCTGAAACCAAATTAGACGCTGCAATTGGCCTCACAGCTCTGTTTTTCCTCTACCTCATCCGCTATACCTTAACCCGAGCGGCTGAGAGGTGGCCGGCAAATAAGCGCATCATCTTTTTCATGAATACGATGCGAACTGTTTTTGTCATTCTCCTCTATACCATGATAAGCTGGTTGATCAACAGACACCGAAAGGATCATCCAGCAGTCCGTGTTCTTGGAGTTGTCCCTAAGG GCTTCAAGAACGCTGGCGTCCCAGAGATCGAGGCGAATCTTGTATCAAAATTTGCTTCTCACCTTCCAGCGGGCGTCATTGTGATGCTGGTTGAGCATATTGCCATTTCCAAGTCCTTTGGTAGGGTGAATAACTATACTATCGACCCGTCTCAAGAAATGGTTGCTATTGGCATGACCAATATACTTGGTTCATTTCTTGGGGCTTATCCTTCGACGGGATCCTTCAGTCGAACGGCCATCAAGTCGAAAGCTGGTGTGAGAACTCCTGCTGCAGGGCTCATTACTGGACTGGTGGTCCTTCTAGCTACGTATCTCCTGACGGCCGTCTTTTTCTACATCCCCAATGCAGTCTTGGCTGCAGTCATCATTCACGCAGTTGGCGATCTGATAACTCCCCCAAACACCCTCTATCAGTTTTGGAGGGTCTCTCCTATTGAGGTCTTCATTTTCCTCATCGGAGTCTTTATTAGTGTTTTTGCTCAAATTGAGGACGGCCTGTATGCAACCGTATGCATCTCTGCCGCTGTCCTCATTTATCGCATCTTGAAGGCACGTGGACGATTCCTTGGCAAGGTCAAGGTCCATTCCGTTATTGGAGATCATGTCATTGGAGACCATCACAAACAGCTTGTTGGGGAGTATGGCACATTTGAAGAGAGAGCCGAGAATGCAGCAAGGAATATTTTCCTACCTCTTGATCACGGTGATGGCTCTAACCCAGAGGTGGAATTGGAGAACCCATACCCAGGAGTCTTCATCTACCGTTTCTCCGAGGGCTTCAACTATCCAAGCGCCAACCATGCTTTGGAGTATCTGACCAGCTTCATATACGCGCGAACTCGCCGAACTAGTCCAGAGATTTTCGAACGCAAGGGCGACAGGCCTTGGAATAACGCAGGTCAACGGAAATCTGGAAAATCAAGAGCGGACCCTGACCTCACCCAGAAGCCTACCCTAAAGGCCATCATTTTGGATTTCAGTTCCGTCAACAATGTCGACATCACTTCTGTCCAGCGCTTGATTGATGTTCGAAACGTACTTGATACGTATGCAGCCCCTGATGTTGTGGATTGGCACATTGCATGCATCAACAACCGATGGACCAAACGAGCACTTGTTGCCGGCGGATTTGGCACTCCTACAAAGCCTCGAGACGGCGTTCCGCATCGATGGAAGTCGATTTTCAGTGTCGCAGAGATTGGTGGAAAAGACTCTGCTGCGGCAGTGGCCGAAGAGAATGCTATCAATCGGGAATTATCCATGATCTCTCATAGAGTAGGGGACGaagagatggcaaaggccaaAGCCATAGTCGAAGAGGAGGAACAGGTAGAGGAGcgggagcaggagcaggcaTCAACACCTAGTGACATTGTTGAGAAGCTAGGAGGATCTCCCAAGCCTGCATTCAAACGAAAGGGAGCCATCATTAGCGGTTTCGACAAACCTCTATTCCACGTGGACCTGACAAGTGCTGTGTTGAGCGCTATTGCCAACGTGGAGGCCAGATTAGAGTCGACGAACAGTACAtga
- a CDS encoding uncharacterized protein (BUSCO:EOG092D33CF), which produces MSGPPPTAQEAPAALSSIQHGTLQAPPSPQTHRALRRLQSAHALGARAAQQQASLLSQQRREQQLSPSPSRNAAAISTTRTRGRANSDATPPPLYQPTAASNARRSGVKKPVFSHGHLSLQQIIRDGPNDGDFIGALESARWKVVDEGVKAAEDGMSPLRIYVWLVLLDAPIMSTDEYLALIHRGASPAYAKIRNDTFRTLTTDPLFRRRVSEASLIRLLNAIAWRLHDSKEDERQSSRPGSSHSSIPPRDGVAGSHSGQSQARSGAVLEPGVYVQGMNVLAAPFLYAARSEAEAFVAFHSLLTRECPGYIRGAMDGVHRGLALVDKVLAIVDPKLGMYLTSKGLSAEIYAFPSVLTLCACTPPLPEVLRLWDFLFAYGPHLNIVCIVAQLTIMRSQILQSQSPNKLLRSFPQLNADLVKSITISIIKKIPDDVYEEIATHAM; this is translated from the exons ATGTCTGGCCCTCCGCCCACGGCACAGGAGGCCCCTGCTGCCCTGTCGTCGATTCAGCATGGCACTCTCCAAGCCCCGCCATCGCCACAGACGCATCGCGCCTTGAGACGACTCCAGTCTGCTCATGCATTGGGCGCCAGagccgcccagcagcaggcgTCACTCCTCTCACAGCAGCGCCGAGAACAACAGCTGTCGCCATCTCCGAGTCGAAATGCTGCCGCAATCTCGACAACGCGGACACGAGGTCGTGCCAATAGCGATGCCACACCACCGCCGCTATATCAACCAACTGCCGCCTCAAACGCCCGACGATCAGGGGTGAAGAAGCCCGTCTTTTCACACGGCCACTTGTCTCTCCAGCAGATCATTCGCGATGGGCCAAACGATGGCGATTTCATAGGTGCGCTGGAAAGCGCTAGGTGGAAAGTCGTTGATGAAGGCGTCAAAGCCGCAGAGGATGGAATG TCTCCATTGAGGATATACGTATGGCTCGTCCTTTTGGACGCCCCAATCATGTCTACAGACGAATACCTAGCCCTCATACATCGTGGTGCTTCTCCGGCATACGCCAAGATCCGCAACGATACCTTTCGCACGCTTACGACCGACCCTCTCTTCCGGCGCCGTGTTAGCGAGGCAAGCTTGATTCGACTGCTGAATGCCATTGCCTGGCGACTTCACGattcaaaagaagatgaacgcCAGAGCAGCCGTCCTGGCAGCAGCCATTCGTCTATACCTCCGCGGGATGGCGTTGCAGGCAGCCACTCTGGCCAATCTCAAGCGA GATCCGGTGCAGTTCTCGAGCCAGGTGTCTACGTCCAAGGCATGAATGTTTTGGCTGCCCCTTTTCTATACGCCGCACGAAGCGAAGCCGAAGCGTTTGTCGCTTTTCACTCTCTGTTGACTCGCGAGTGCCCTGGCTACATCCGTGGCGCCATGGATGGCGTGCATCGCGGGCTTGCCTTGGTAGACAAAGTCTTGGCCATTGTCGATCCCAAACTTGGCATGTATCTCACGTCAAAGGGGCTCTCGGCCGAAATCTATGCTTTCCCCTCTGTACTAACACTCTGTGCATGTACACCGCCACTACCCGAGGTGTTGCGCCTTTGGGATTTTCTCTTTGCGTATGGGCCGCATCTTAATATTGTGTGCATTGTAGCGCAGCTTACTATTATGCGGTCGCAGATCCTTCAATCCCAGAG TCCAAACAAGCTTCTGCGATCATTCCCACAGCTAAATGCCGACCTCGTCAAGAGCATCACGATCAGCATCATTAAGAAGATACCGGACGATGTTTACGAAGAGATCGCCACGCATGCCatgtga
- a CDS encoding uncharacterized protein (TransMembrane:7 (o219-237i249-271o283-303i315-334o346-365i377-398o418-435i)) — MEGEENLLLKVDLFLTELERRLDFVENYVDLSKDSSISRAFSTLQTVRSRCSQASEEVIGAGRRRLYIMLETLDTRYQETMAATESLHEKAGLGIELLEGMMAEFETRAYKLREQGFANAATAAEAFMDEGRRVANESIERAKSVVDEGIERAVRAALSLEEHIQQAVLLARDRGLLLYDDLPTPWRNNPHIKRGYRFRETKIECVRSVFNMSNEFINIWSHALGLILVLAVAFYFYPSSANFYLSTKTDVVVAAIFFMMACLTLVCSTIWHTMSAVADVNAVSMFACVDYTGISLLIAASIMTTEYTAFYCDPVSRWVYMGLTAFLGIGGVILPWHPKFNGTDMAWARVGFFVGLALTGFMPILQLYFSHGPDFVYNFYSPISKSLLVYFSGAVVYASKVPERWFPGMFDYIGGSHNLWHAAVLGGIIFHYTAMQQFFSNAFHRAEAGCPAY, encoded by the coding sequence atggagggcgaggagaaTCTCTTGCTCAAGGTGGACCTGTTCCTGACCGAACTGGAGCGGCGGCTGGATTTTGTCGAAAACTATGTAGACCTCAGCAAGGACTCGAGCATTTCCCGCGCATTCTCTACTCTTCAGACGGTTCGCTCGAGATGCTCTCAGGCGTCCGAGGAAGTCATCGGCGCCGGCCGGCGCAGGCTCTACATCATGCTTGAGACCCTCGACACCCGGTACCAGGAGACGATGGCTGCGACCGAGTCTCTACACGAAAAGGCAGGCCTGGGAATTGAGTTGCTAGAAGGGATGATGGCCGAGTTCGAAACGCGCGCCTACAAGCTGCGCGAGCAGGGCTTTGCCAATGCCGCTACGGCTGCCGAGGCATTTATGGATGAGGGTCGCAGAGTTGCAAACGAGAGCATTGAGCGGGCAAAGTCTGTTGTCGACGAAGGAATCGAGCGCGCCGTGCGGGCTGCGCTGTCCCTCGAAGAGCATATCCAGCAGGCTGTCCTGCTGGCGCGGGATCGCGGACTGCTGCTATACGACGATCTGCCAACGCCTTGGCGAAACAACCCACACATCAAGAGAGGCTACCGTTTCCGCGAGACCAAGATAGAATGCGTCCGATCTGTTTTCAACATGTCCAACGAATTCATCAACATTTGGTCTCACGCCCTGGGCCTGATCCTGGTGCTGGCCGTTGCCTTTTACTTCTACCCCAGCAGTGCCAATTTCTACCTTAGCACTAAGACAGACGTCGTTGttgccgccatcttcttcatgatggcCTGCTTGACGCTGGTGTGCTCCACCATTTGGCACACGATGAGCGCTGTTGCCGATGTCAACGCCGTCTCCATGTTTGCTTGCGTGGACTACACCGGCATCTCGCTGCTTATTGCTGCCTCCATCATGACCACCGAGTACACCGCTTTCTACTGCGACCCGGTCAGTCGATGGGTGTACATGGGCCTCACTGCCTTCCTGGGCATTGGAGGGGTGATCCTGCCGTGGCACCCCAAGTTCAACGGCACCGACATGGCTTGGGCCCGCGTCGGATTCTTCGTCGGCCTGGCCTTGACGGGGTTCATGCCGATTCTGCAGCTTTACTTTTCCCACGGACCCGACTTTGTCTACAACTTTTACTCTCCCATCAGCAAGTCTCTTTTGGTCTACTTCAGCGGCGCCGTCGTGTATGCCAGCAAGGTCCCTGAGCGCTGGTTCCCCGGCATGTTTGACTACATCGGCGGTAGCCACAACTTGTGGCACGCCGCCGTCTTGggcggcatcatcttccactACACCGCCATGCAGCAGTTCTTCTCCAATGCCTTCCACAGGGCCGAGGCCGGCTGCCCGGCTTATTAG
- a CDS encoding uncharacterized protein (EggNog:ENOG41) codes for MDSYSGSYRDGSARSPNERTWGRDDSRSRDDRGDPFYRARSPGNERRDRRRSRSPPPVDRYEPRPRRDGRDDRDREDRRRITSPPANIDRYVPGQDSGPASAPVNPLADPSKLPYQVGFSYFGEWWRMNEKIKDDKEHARTGRRREPDRNRGARDSQEEREKEKAKIQVAYDAYKEDLQAKMARAFVSEHKKEQWFKERYVPEIRDEFKAKLQDFRRSAYGQWEQDLESGIFDEFSLEGIPKSESNGAGGVIEKEEGEATAANEILGVGDLVPVNGADIRDENQFQPTLLIKTIAPHVSRQNLEAFCRENLGEEEGGFKWLSLSDPNPSKRYHRIGWVMLHPSSDSAPPMDRANPEDEDGDVAIRSPPPPASAAEKALEAVNGKTVKDEARGDFVCHVGVHNPPLHPRKKALWDLFSAPERVEKDLRLVKRLVNKYEEDFGSDFQAIPKIEEKVDDLKNAGRLQPAIPPTSTKKATKSREPGMDEAMDDDEEAAEEEEEEEGAVEDEEVDDEEMLVKKKQLDLLIEYLRRVFHFCFFCVFESDSVHELTRKCAGGHLRRPQSTLTSSARAVARASANGDAFPDKKRSEGDNDVDGESVEGDKKFRNMSSKTEQQLLRAYNWVKTFEDKLTQILEPSAVDIRKLGGRPVDEAIDEELAKHVKQEDEHKWRCKVPECTKLFKEDHFWKKHVEKRHGEWLDGLKQEFELINAYVSDPAHIAPSRTDANSNGHFPPTSGQSASGTPRGFNLQNFSMNGVMGMPGFPMGPGNFPSLFAGMQANNWNSAGDDRSGGPCPSRRNVWWTRRISFGTV; via the exons ATGGACTCCTATTCAGGATCTTATCGCGATGGCTCAGCTCGATCACCCAATGAAAGAACGTGGGGCCGTGATGATTCGAGGAGTAGAGATGACAGAGGTGATCCTTTTTACCGCGCGAGGTCCCCTG GCAATGAGCGCCGAGACCGCCGACGCTCACGTTCCCCGCCTCCTGTTGACCGATACGAGCCTCGACCTCGCCGTGATGGCCGTGACGATAGAGACCGGGAGGACCGGCGTCGCATAACCTCCCCACCAGCGAACATCGATCGCTACGTGCCTGGGCAGGACAGTGGACCGGCTAGTGCTCCCGTAAACCCTTTGGCTGATCCATCCAAGCTTCCTTATCAAGTTGGATTCTCCTATTTCGGCGAATGGTGGAGAATGAACGAAAAAATTAAAGATGATAAAGAACACGCCCGGACAGGGCGGAGACGAGAGCCCGACAGGAATAGAGGCGCTCGAGACAGCCAAGAGGAGcgtgagaaagaaaaagccaagATTCAAGTAGCATACGATGCGTATAAAGAAGACCTCcaagccaagatggccagggCTTTCGTTTCGGAGCACAAAAAAGAGCAATGGTTCAAAGAAAGATATGTTCCCGAAATCAGGGACGAATTCAAAGCTAAGCTCCAAGATTTTCGACGAAGTGCGTATGGCCAGTGGGAGCAAGATTTAGAATCTGGCATTTTTGATGAGTTCTCTCTCGAGGGCATCCCAAAAAGCGAAAGCAATGGAGCTGGTGGGGTAatcgaaaaggaggaggGCGAAGCAACAGCCGCCAACGAAATTTTGGGAGTCGGCGATTTGGTTCCCGTGAATGGGGCTGATATCCGTGATGAAAATCAATTTCAGCCCACTCTGCTTATCAAGACTATTGCCCCTCATGTTAGTCGCCAGAATCTAGAAGCCTTTTGCAGAGAAAATCtcggagaagaggaaggtgGCTTCAAGTGGCTATCTCTCTCCGATCCAAACCCTAGCAAGAGATATCACCGTATTGGCTGGGTTATGCTTCATCCTTCTTCGGATAGCGCGCCGCCAATGGATCGCGCAAACcccgaagatgaggatggagaCGTAGCAATAAGATCGCCACCTCCCCCTGCTTCGGCCGCAGAGAAGGCTCTCGAAGCTGTAAACGGGAAGACGGTCAAAGATGAGGCTCGGGGAGACTTTGTCTGCCATGTCGGAGTTCACAACCCACCCCTTCATCCTAGAAAGAAAGCGCTTTGGGACCTGTTTTCTGCGCCAGAGCGAGTCGAGAAGGATCTTCGCTTGGTCAAACGGCTAGTCAACAAATACGAAGAAGACTTTGGCTCTGATTTCCAGGCCATCCCGAAAATCGAAGAAAAAGTTGACGATCTGAAAAATGCTGGTCGCCTACAGCCTGCTATACCCCCCACTTCAACGAAGAAAGCCACCAAGTCTCGAGAGCCTGGAATGGACGAAGCAatggacgatgatgaggaggccgctgaagaagaggaagaggaagaaggagcagtcgaagacgaggaagttgatgacgaggagatgttggtgaaaaagaaacaactTGACCTGCTCATTGAGTATTTGCGCCGCGTCTTTcacttttgcttcttttgcgtATTTGAAAGCGACTCTGTGCATGAGCTCACACGTAAATGCGCTGGTGGACATCTACGCCGACCTCAGAGCACTCTCACGTCTTCCGCCAGAGCCGTTGCTAGGGCTAGTGCAAATGGAGATGCTTTCCCCGACAAGAAACGAAGCGAGGGCGATAATGACGTTGATGGAGAGTCGGTTGAGGGCGACAAAAAGTTTCGCAACATGTCTTCCAAAACCGAGCAACAGCTTCTCCGCGCGTATAACTGGGTCAAAACCTTTGAAGACAAGCTTACGCAGATCCTGGAACCCAGTGCCGTGGATATTCGCAAGCTTGGTGGCAGACCAGTTGACGAGGCaattgatgaagagctggccAAACATGTCAAGCAGGAGGACGAGCACAAATGGAGATGCAAAGTTCCAGAGTGCACCAAGCTTTTCAAAGAAGATCACTTTTGGAAGAAGCATGTTGAAAAGAGACATGGTGAATGGCTGGATGGCTTGAAACAAGAG TTTGAACTTATCAACGCATATGTCTCAGATCCAGCACATATTGCTCCTTCGCGAACCGACGCGAACTCAAATGGCCACTTCCCACCTACCAGCGGCCAGTCAGCATCAGGTACCCCTCGTGGCTTCAACCTGCAAAACTTCTCCATGAATGGCGTGATGGGTATGCCCGGATTTCCCATGGGCCCCGGAAACTTCCCCTCGTTGTTTGCAGGCATGCAAGCCAATAACTGGAACTCTGCGGGCGACGACCGCTCAGGGGGGCCCTGTCCGTCGAGGCGGAATGTCTGGTGGACGAGGCGGATATCGTTCGGCACCGTATGA
- a CDS encoding uncharacterized protein (EggNog:ENOG41): MNEKIKDDKEHARTGRRREPDRNRGARDSQEEREKEKAKIQVAYDAYKEDLQAKMARAFVSEHKKEQWFKERYVPEIRDEFKAKLQDFRRSAYGQWEQDLESGIFDEFSLEGIPKSESNGAGGVIEKEEGEATAANEILGVGDLVPVNGADIRDENQFQPTLLIKTIAPHVSRQNLEAFCRENLGEEEGGFKWLSLSDPNPSKRYHRIGWVMLHPSSDSAPPMDRANPEDEDGDVAIRSPPPPASAAEKALEAVNGKTVKDEARGDFVCHVGVHNPPLHPRKKALWDLFSAPERVEKDLRLVKRLVNKYEEDFGSDFQAIPKIEEKVDDLKNAGRLQPAIPPTSTKKATKSREPGMDEAMDDDEEAAEEEEEEEGAVEDEEVDDEEMLVKKKQLDLLIEYLRRVFHFCFFCVFESDSVHELTRKCAGGHLRRPQSTLTSSARAVARASANGDAFPDKKRSEGDNDVDGESVEGDKKFRNMSSKTEQQLLRAYNWVKTFEDKLTQILEPSAVDIRKLGGRPVDEAIDEELAKHVKQEDEHKWRCKVPECTKLFKEDHFWKKHVEKRHGEWLDGLKQEFELINAYVSDPAHIAPSRTDANSNGHFPPTSGQSASGTPRGFNLQNFSMNGVMGMPGFPMGPGNFPSLFAGMQANNWNSAGDDRSGGPCPSRRNVWWTRRISFGTV, translated from the exons ATGAACGAAAAAATTAAAGATGATAAAGAACACGCCCGGACAGGGCGGAGACGAGAGCCCGACAGGAATAGAGGCGCTCGAGACAGCCAAGAGGAGcgtgagaaagaaaaagccaagATTCAAGTAGCATACGATGCGTATAAAGAAGACCTCcaagccaagatggccagggCTTTCGTTTCGGAGCACAAAAAAGAGCAATGGTTCAAAGAAAGATATGTTCCCGAAATCAGGGACGAATTCAAAGCTAAGCTCCAAGATTTTCGACGAAGTGCGTATGGCCAGTGGGAGCAAGATTTAGAATCTGGCATTTTTGATGAGTTCTCTCTCGAGGGCATCCCAAAAAGCGAAAGCAATGGAGCTGGTGGGGTAatcgaaaaggaggaggGCGAAGCAACAGCCGCCAACGAAATTTTGGGAGTCGGCGATTTGGTTCCCGTGAATGGGGCTGATATCCGTGATGAAAATCAATTTCAGCCCACTCTGCTTATCAAGACTATTGCCCCTCATGTTAGTCGCCAGAATCTAGAAGCCTTTTGCAGAGAAAATCtcggagaagaggaaggtgGCTTCAAGTGGCTATCTCTCTCCGATCCAAACCCTAGCAAGAGATATCACCGTATTGGCTGGGTTATGCTTCATCCTTCTTCGGATAGCGCGCCGCCAATGGATCGCGCAAACcccgaagatgaggatggagaCGTAGCAATAAGATCGCCACCTCCCCCTGCTTCGGCCGCAGAGAAGGCTCTCGAAGCTGTAAACGGGAAGACGGTCAAAGATGAGGCTCGGGGAGACTTTGTCTGCCATGTCGGAGTTCACAACCCACCCCTTCATCCTAGAAAGAAAGCGCTTTGGGACCTGTTTTCTGCGCCAGAGCGAGTCGAGAAGGATCTTCGCTTGGTCAAACGGCTAGTCAACAAATACGAAGAAGACTTTGGCTCTGATTTCCAGGCCATCCCGAAAATCGAAGAAAAAGTTGACGATCTGAAAAATGCTGGTCGCCTACAGCCTGCTATACCCCCCACTTCAACGAAGAAAGCCACCAAGTCTCGAGAGCCTGGAATGGACGAAGCAatggacgatgatgaggaggccgctgaagaagaggaagaggaagaaggagcagtcgaagacgaggaagttgatgacgaggagatgttggtgaaaaagaaacaactTGACCTGCTCATTGAGTATTTGCGCCGCGTCTTTcacttttgcttcttttgcgtATTTGAAAGCGACTCTGTGCATGAGCTCACACGTAAATGCGCTGGTGGACATCTACGCCGACCTCAGAGCACTCTCACGTCTTCCGCCAGAGCCGTTGCTAGGGCTAGTGCAAATGGAGATGCTTTCCCCGACAAGAAACGAAGCGAGGGCGATAATGACGTTGATGGAGAGTCGGTTGAGGGCGACAAAAAGTTTCGCAACATGTCTTCCAAAACCGAGCAACAGCTTCTCCGCGCGTATAACTGGGTCAAAACCTTTGAAGACAAGCTTACGCAGATCCTGGAACCCAGTGCCGTGGATATTCGCAAGCTTGGTGGCAGACCAGTTGACGAGGCaattgatgaagagctggccAAACATGTCAAGCAGGAGGACGAGCACAAATGGAGATGCAAAGTTCCAGAGTGCACCAAGCTTTTCAAAGAAGATCACTTTTGGAAGAAGCATGTTGAAAAGAGACATGGTGAATGGCTGGATGGCTTGAAACAAGAG TTTGAACTTATCAACGCATATGTCTCAGATCCAGCACATATTGCTCCTTCGCGAACCGACGCGAACTCAAATGGCCACTTCCCACCTACCAGCGGCCAGTCAGCATCAGGTACCCCTCGTGGCTTCAACCTGCAAAACTTCTCCATGAATGGCGTGATGGGTATGCCCGGATTTCCCATGGGCCCCGGAAACTTCCCCTCGTTGTTTGCAGGCATGCAAGCCAATAACTGGAACTCTGCGGGCGACGACCGCTCAGGGGGGCCCTGTCCGTCGAGGCGGAATGTCTGGTGGACGAGGCGGATATCGTTCGGCACCGTATGA